In Acinetobacter pittii, one genomic interval encodes:
- a CDS encoding SH3 domain-containing protein — protein sequence MKKSTLGWGAAGLFALGIFSSGNDNTSRNNSNSEEAQNSVEEVIESKYINTNTLNIRDKPNGSVVAKLGRGEKVDIYEKKGNWVRISLSSSSPQWVSTKLLCETDGCFKQKSRSTTSNNYQALKSNPHHTERKQKKTYYDSDCSCAVVDYCVGPRGGHYCITSGGNKRYKPRY from the coding sequence ATGAAAAAATCTACTTTAGGCTGGGGTGCCGCTGGATTATTTGCTTTAGGGATTTTTAGTTCTGGAAATGACAATACTTCAAGAAACAATTCAAACTCTGAGGAAGCACAAAATTCAGTTGAAGAGGTTATAGAATCCAAATATATCAATACCAATACACTTAATATTAGAGATAAGCCTAATGGTAGTGTTGTAGCAAAACTTGGACGTGGTGAAAAAGTTGATATTTATGAGAAAAAAGGAAACTGGGTACGTATCTCATTAAGTTCCTCGTCACCTCAGTGGGTATCAACAAAACTATTATGTGAAACGGATGGTTGTTTTAAGCAAAAGTCTCGATCAACTACATCAAATAATTATCAGGCATTAAAATCTAATCCTCATCATACTGAAAGAAAACAGAAAAAAACCTATTACGACAGTGATTGTTCATGTGCTGTAGTGGATTATTGCGTGGGTCCAAGAGGTGGGCACTACTGTATTACAAGTGGAGGAAACAAGAGGTATAAGCCTAGATATTAG
- a CDS encoding HK97 gp10 family phage protein yields MGWKGKKPTSFSLDVSKAAEDQVKKITMDTVQSLVVSSPVDTGAYRASHIISIGSGDFGVRGPETNAVQDAAIQAVKFKLGNLIYIQNNQPYAERLENGWSDQAPQGIYSTTFTYITQKYGG; encoded by the coding sequence ATGGGGTGGAAGGGGAAAAAGCCGACTAGTTTTAGTCTTGATGTCTCTAAAGCAGCAGAAGATCAGGTAAAGAAAATCACGATGGATACAGTGCAATCCTTGGTTGTTTCAAGTCCAGTCGATACAGGTGCTTATCGTGCATCGCATATTATTTCGATTGGATCTGGTGATTTTGGTGTACGAGGTCCTGAAACAAACGCCGTTCAAGATGCAGCGATTCAAGCTGTGAAGTTTAAGCTGGGTAATTTGATCTATATTCAAAATAACCAGCCTTATGCCGAACGTTTGGAAAATGGTTGGTCAGATCAAGCGCCGCAAGGTATCTATAGCACTACATTTACATATATTACTCAAAAGTATGGTGGTTAA
- a CDS encoding major capsid protein produces the protein MAETKIADVIVPELFTPYVLNKTAEKSALWQSGIVGDLDVDVAFGTKGGTTVNIPFWDDLSGESEVLSDQNALTVNNITSGQDLAILHARGKAWGANDLAKALSGDDPLGAVGDLVADYWSREFQGFTVNTLKGVFSATNMGSNVHDISAGTGTAAVIDGHSFVDASYKLGDAVDKLTAISMHSATMAALSKQGLIETVRDADGVLLYKTFMERRVIVDDGMPVDGDVFTSFLFGQGAIGFQDIGAPVGVETDRDSLAGTDILINRRHFVLHPRGIKWAGVTGIAPNNAGLATADNWERVYDPKQIRIVAFKHKIK, from the coding sequence ATGGCTGAGACAAAAATTGCTGATGTAATCGTACCTGAGTTATTCACTCCGTACGTATTAAACAAAACTGCCGAAAAGTCTGCTTTATGGCAATCGGGTATTGTTGGGGATCTGGATGTAGATGTGGCATTTGGAACAAAAGGCGGTACTACTGTAAATATTCCTTTCTGGGATGACTTAAGTGGTGAGTCTGAAGTACTTTCTGATCAAAACGCTTTAACTGTTAATAACATTACATCTGGACAAGATCTTGCGATCTTACATGCCCGTGGTAAAGCATGGGGTGCCAATGATTTAGCAAAGGCATTATCTGGTGATGATCCTTTAGGCGCAGTAGGTGATCTTGTAGCTGATTACTGGTCACGTGAATTCCAGGGCTTTACTGTGAACACGTTAAAAGGCGTATTCAGTGCTACAAATATGGGTAGCAATGTTCACGATATTTCAGCAGGAACTGGCACAGCTGCGGTCATTGATGGGCATTCATTTGTGGATGCATCTTACAAACTTGGTGATGCAGTCGATAAATTAACGGCTATTTCAATGCATTCGGCAACAATGGCTGCCTTATCTAAGCAAGGCTTGATTGAAACCGTGCGTGATGCTGATGGTGTTTTGCTCTATAAAACTTTTATGGAGCGCCGTGTAATTGTTGATGATGGTATGCCAGTTGACGGTGATGTATTTACCTCATTCCTATTTGGCCAGGGCGCGATTGGTTTCCAAGATATTGGTGCACCGGTTGGTGTTGAGACTGACCGAGATAGTCTTGCAGGTACTGACATTCTTATTAACCGCCGTCACTTTGTCTTACATCCTCGTGGCATTAAATGGGCTGGTGTGACAGGTATTGCACCTAACAACGCAGGTCTGGCTACAGCTGATAACTGGGAACGTGTTTACGATCCAAAGCAGATCCGTATTGTGGCATTCAAGCACAAGATCAAATAA
- a CDS encoding glutamate 5-kinase: protein MGLRDEIQADIAEALNEDLADTVHTFTCERVTKSNWDPKTETYVEVKENYSGRGVLFGSYSQYEIQTLGVLATDKKATVLQNEVTMAPKIDDEWVTALGSFRVIHIQQDPAETIWKCQLRKI from the coding sequence ATGGGCTTACGTGACGAAATTCAGGCAGATATTGCTGAAGCACTTAATGAAGATTTAGCGGATACCGTTCATACATTTACGTGTGAGCGAGTCACTAAATCAAATTGGGATCCTAAGACTGAAACTTATGTTGAAGTTAAAGAAAACTATTCTGGCCGTGGCGTTCTATTCGGCTCATACAGTCAATATGAAATACAAACGCTTGGAGTACTGGCCACAGATAAGAAAGCAACTGTGCTTCAAAATGAAGTGACCATGGCCCCAAAGATTGATGATGAATGGGTAACAGCCTTAGGCTCATTTAGAGTTATTCATATTCAACAGGATCCAGCAGAAACTATTTGGAAATGCCAGTTGAGGAAAATATAG
- a CDS encoding HeH/LEM domain-containing protein, translating to MGLSSFNRARERQQMTEAKINELEEQLATLKGEFIAFQNNPEAMKARIAELELGAGKQNPEGDNQQAQDNQNAGDDQVQPINYAGLKVDELRAVLTEKGIAFESGAKKDELLALLPKE from the coding sequence ATGGGCCTTTCATCATTTAACCGTGCACGGGAAAGACAACAAATGACAGAAGCAAAAATTAATGAGCTTGAAGAGCAGCTTGCAACATTGAAAGGCGAATTTATTGCTTTTCAGAATAATCCTGAAGCAATGAAAGCGCGAATTGCCGAGCTTGAATTGGGAGCAGGTAAACAAAACCCTGAAGGTGACAACCAGCAAGCTCAAGACAACCAAAACGCTGGTGATGACCAAGTACAACCAATTAATTATGCCGGACTAAAAGTCGATGAGCTTCGTGCTGTATTAACTGAAAAAGGTATTGCATTTGAATCAGGTGCTAAAAAAGACGAGTTGTTAGCACTTCTTCCAAAGGAATAA
- a CDS encoding DUF4055 domain-containing protein, protein MAVTDKHPQYIAAQKSWQIMRDAVAGEEQIKQAQTKYLPKSAGMIEAEKQGDKTGEIYKAYLSRAQYPLWVQDSLRTMIGLVSKLEPNIVIESTLLKGLIENATNDGFGLKQLFIRICLELLEYGRCGLLVDVDANGVPYFALYDALSIINWKENSIGGRKDLKLLVLEEQFDNSEDEFGHDTKTVHRVLAMQEGALTVRLFDGSTQEDKTPDLGGNQLSFTPFVFCGTTDNSPDVGTIPLLTMAKAALKSYQLSADYFQSLHHTAHPQPWINGLEGDEDISVTGVMAVWSLPSESQCGYLEISGSGIELTKQEMDAQKNAALEAGAKVVDTNTQESGEARRARQDDQHASLHSIVMCAAQAIEQAIKYAAQWLKLDASKYTFTVEPEFIVQQYDINLAKQLYEGAIAGKNSFQTYWEYIATGKLPAHDFKEELKRVEGERDSMPL, encoded by the coding sequence ATGGCAGTTACTGATAAACATCCGCAGTATATTGCTGCACAAAAAAGCTGGCAGATTATGCGTGACGCCGTTGCTGGTGAAGAGCAGATTAAACAGGCCCAAACCAAATATCTTCCTAAATCAGCAGGGATGATCGAAGCAGAGAAGCAGGGCGATAAGACTGGAGAGATTTATAAAGCTTATCTCAGTCGTGCTCAGTATCCATTATGGGTTCAAGATTCATTACGCACGATGATAGGTCTGGTCTCAAAGCTTGAACCTAACATCGTAATTGAAAGTACTTTATTAAAAGGGCTTATAGAGAATGCTACGAATGATGGATTTGGGTTAAAACAACTTTTTATCCGTATTTGCCTAGAGTTACTGGAATATGGTCGCTGTGGTTTGCTTGTCGATGTTGATGCTAACGGCGTGCCATATTTTGCGCTTTATGATGCATTATCAATTATTAACTGGAAGGAAAATAGCATTGGTGGCCGTAAGGATCTCAAACTGTTAGTGCTCGAGGAGCAATTCGATAATAGCGAAGATGAATTTGGCCATGATACGAAAACGGTCCACCGCGTTTTAGCTATGCAGGAAGGTGCATTAACTGTCCGTTTATTTGATGGCTCTACTCAAGAAGATAAAACTCCGGATCTTGGCGGTAATCAACTTTCGTTCACACCGTTTGTTTTCTGTGGCACCACAGACAATTCTCCGGATGTTGGAACTATTCCGCTTTTAACTATGGCAAAAGCCGCGCTTAAAAGTTACCAGCTTAGTGCGGATTACTTTCAATCACTTCACCATACCGCACACCCTCAGCCTTGGATTAACGGCTTAGAAGGTGATGAAGATATCAGCGTCACTGGTGTGATGGCTGTCTGGAGTTTACCAAGCGAATCTCAGTGTGGTTATTTGGAAATTTCAGGTAGTGGTATTGAGCTAACTAAACAGGAAATGGATGCACAAAAGAACGCAGCATTAGAAGCAGGTGCAAAGGTTGTTGATACCAATACACAAGAATCAGGTGAAGCGCGCCGTGCGCGTCAGGATGATCAGCATGCAAGTCTACATAGCATTGTGATGTGTGCCGCTCAGGCCATCGAACAGGCAATTAAATATGCCGCGCAGTGGTTAAAGCTGGATGCATCCAAATATACATTTACGGTAGAACCTGAATTTATTGTTCAGCAATACGATATTAATCTTGCTAAACAACTTTATGAAGGTGCTATTGCTGGAAAGAATTCATTCCAGACATATTGGGAATATATCGCCACTGGCAAGCTACCAGCTCATGATTTTAAGGAAGAGTTAAAAAGGGTGGAAGGTGAGCGGGATAGCATGCCGCTTTAG
- a CDS encoding minor capsid protein gives MASNIEKSLIEVLTQHQAYLYRTSSYTVNELLKIFNDESALMLAKLRDLLDELNDSEKVALAGGQYTTTNLKEIRNLISEWFTAINTSLPEAFAVSATALAIYEANYTAMLYGGKIKQPNGYKLYKAAKKVPLVGGALVDDLLTKLAESARQKVEYAIRDGISSGKTNQEIVQRIRGTKRLNFEDGLLSTSKSDIDRTVRTVRSHVANQAYLNSFSQIGFEYVRLVATLDGRTSKLCASLDGSVWEINDPAKRIPPLHPNCRSILVPVEKDGKLVGERPFVMDERKVKDIPKDERSQLIGQLDANTTFKEFFKKTDDFFQKEWLGPKRYKLYKDGKFDFEKFFDPEGRLYTLDQLRKLDERIFNELEIQTREFK, from the coding sequence ATGGCTTCAAATATCGAAAAATCATTGATTGAAGTACTCACTCAGCATCAGGCGTATTTATACAGAACTTCTTCTTATACAGTGAATGAGTTACTAAAGATCTTTAATGATGAGTCGGCTTTGATGTTGGCAAAGCTTCGGGATTTGCTTGATGAGTTAAATGATTCAGAAAAGGTTGCTCTTGCTGGTGGCCAGTACACTACGACAAACTTAAAAGAGATTCGAAATTTAATCTCTGAGTGGTTTACGGCAATAAATACTTCATTGCCAGAAGCTTTTGCCGTTTCTGCTACAGCATTGGCCATATATGAGGCTAATTACACAGCTATGTTATACGGCGGAAAGATTAAACAGCCTAATGGTTACAAGCTTTATAAGGCGGCTAAAAAAGTTCCTTTAGTGGGCGGAGCCTTGGTCGATGATCTTTTAACTAAGTTGGCTGAAAGCGCCCGTCAAAAAGTTGAATATGCCATTCGAGATGGGATTAGCTCAGGTAAAACGAATCAGGAAATTGTTCAGCGTATTCGCGGTACGAAGCGTCTTAATTTTGAGGATGGTCTATTAAGTACTTCTAAGTCTGATATTGACCGTACTGTGAGAACGGTTCGCAGTCATGTGGCCAATCAAGCTTATCTTAATAGCTTTAGCCAGATTGGTTTTGAATACGTCAGATTGGTTGCAACGCTGGACGGAAGAACATCAAAACTTTGTGCATCACTTGATGGTTCTGTATGGGAGATTAACGATCCAGCAAAACGGATACCGCCGTTACATCCAAATTGCCGCAGTATTCTGGTCCCGGTTGAGAAGGACGGTAAATTAGTTGGTGAACGTCCATTTGTAATGGATGAGCGCAAAGTAAAGGATATTCCAAAAGATGAGCGTAGTCAGTTAATCGGTCAGTTGGATGCAAACACTACATTTAAAGAATTCTTTAAAAAGACAGATGATTTCTTTCAGAAAGAATGGCTAGGGCCTAAGCGGTACAAACTTTATAAAGATGGAAAGTTTGATTTTGAAAAGTTCTTTGATCCTGAAGGACGACTTTACACATTGGACCAACTTCGAAAGTTGGATGAACGAATATTTAACGAACTGGAGATTCAAACAAGGGAATTCAAATAA